One Fontisphaera persica DNA window includes the following coding sequences:
- a CDS encoding cryptochrome/photolyase family protein, with translation MSATLLWFRLDLRWEDQPALHAALERGRPVIPVFIWAPEEEGAWPPGGASRWWLHQSLRALDTGLRQLGSRLLLRQGPTLETLQTLIKESGADAIFWNRRYEPAILARDKALKETLRAQGLLVQSFNAALLFEPWTLHNRSGAPFQVFTPFWKHCLAQPSPSPPLPAPASLPAPRSWPSSLPLEALALEPKIDWAAGLRAAWQPGPAGAAHQLERFLSTAFARYNDGRNHPAIPGTSRLSPHLHFGEISPRQIWHRLSAWAKQQQPPLKNWAASQFVAELGWREFAYHLLYHFPHTPEEPLRAAFKHFPWHPDPGDTLRAWQKGRTGYPIVDAGMRELWATGWMHNRVRMIAGSFLVKDLLLDWRHGARWFWDTLVDADLASNTLGWQWVAGCGADAAPYFRVFNPVMQGEKFDPEGHYVRRWVPELAALPARWIHRPWEAPPDVLAQAGVELGRTYPRPIVNHAIAREVALEAFHRLPKP, from the coding sequence ATGAGTGCCACCCTCCTATGGTTTCGCCTGGATTTGCGCTGGGAAGACCAGCCGGCCTTGCATGCCGCCCTCGAACGCGGACGGCCGGTCATCCCGGTGTTTATCTGGGCCCCCGAAGAAGAAGGCGCCTGGCCGCCGGGAGGCGCTTCCCGTTGGTGGCTGCATCAATCGTTGCGTGCCCTGGATACCGGCCTGCGCCAACTGGGCAGCCGTTTGCTCCTCCGCCAGGGCCCCACACTCGAAACTCTGCAAACCCTGATTAAAGAATCGGGCGCCGATGCCATCTTCTGGAATCGCCGTTACGAGCCAGCCATCCTGGCGCGCGATAAAGCCCTCAAAGAAACCCTGCGCGCCCAGGGCCTGCTCGTCCAAAGTTTCAACGCCGCCTTGTTGTTCGAGCCGTGGACCCTCCACAATCGCAGCGGCGCTCCCTTTCAAGTGTTCACCCCTTTCTGGAAACATTGCCTCGCCCAACCTTCGCCCTCGCCGCCCCTGCCGGCCCCGGCCTCGTTGCCCGCGCCCCGCTCATGGCCATCTTCCCTGCCTCTGGAAGCCCTGGCCTTGGAGCCCAAAATTGACTGGGCCGCCGGCCTGCGCGCCGCCTGGCAACCCGGCCCCGCGGGCGCCGCGCACCAACTCGAACGCTTCCTCTCCACCGCTTTTGCCCGGTACAACGATGGGCGCAACCACCCCGCCATCCCCGGCACCTCCCGCCTCTCGCCCCACTTGCATTTCGGCGAAATCAGCCCCCGGCAAATCTGGCATCGCCTCAGCGCCTGGGCCAAACAGCAACAGCCACCCCTCAAAAACTGGGCGGCTTCCCAGTTTGTGGCCGAACTGGGCTGGCGTGAATTCGCCTATCACCTCCTCTACCACTTTCCCCACACCCCTGAGGAACCCCTGCGGGCGGCCTTCAAACATTTCCCCTGGCACCCCGACCCCGGCGACACCCTCCGCGCCTGGCAAAAAGGACGCACCGGCTACCCCATCGTGGACGCCGGCATGCGGGAATTGTGGGCCACCGGCTGGATGCACAACCGCGTCCGCATGATTGCCGGCTCCTTCTTGGTCAAAGATTTGCTGCTGGACTGGCGGCATGGCGCGCGCTGGTTTTGGGATACCCTGGTGGACGCCGATTTGGCCAGCAACACCCTCGGCTGGCAATGGGTGGCCGGTTGCGGCGCCGATGCCGCGCCTTATTTCCGCGTCTTCAACCCGGTCATGCAGGGAGAAAAGTTTGACCCCGAAGGGCACTACGTTCGCCGCTGGGTGCCCGAGTTGGCCGCATTACCGGCCCGCTGGATTCATCGTCCGTGGGAAGCCCCGCCGGACGTCCTGGCCCAGGCGGGCGTGGAACTGGGCCGCACTTACCCCCGGCCCATCGTCAACCACGCCATTGCGCGGGAGGTGGCCCTGGAGGCTTTCCATCGTTTGCCCAAGCCCTGA
- a CDS encoding radical SAM protein: MFDFNDHPFLVVWEMTRACALVCRHCRAAAKIHRHPQELDGEEAYRFVDQVVRAHPGIFILTGGDPMQRPDLYDIVAYASSKGLRVALSPSVTPLFLQADLQRLKEAGCARISISIDGATRESHDRFRGIKGTWDMTMQALQNIRAAGIEVQVNTTFTRQNIKDFDGFVKLLEDIKPVLWSVFQLVPTGRGKVADLLNAFEMEELFVKLAHLSTRVPYDIKTTEGHHYRRVVLQQLHDEKALKKRAPIGINDGKGFVFVSHIGEIQPSGFLPITGGNARTDELIDVYRNHEVFRNLRNSSLLKGKCGVCEYKDICGGSRARAYALTGDYLGEEPLCAYVSPHYHPAPVSAPAAT; this comes from the coding sequence ATGTTTGATTTTAACGACCACCCCTTTCTGGTCGTCTGGGAAATGACCCGCGCCTGCGCGCTGGTATGCCGCCACTGCCGCGCCGCCGCCAAGATTCACCGTCATCCCCAGGAATTGGACGGCGAGGAAGCCTACCGCTTCGTGGACCAGGTGGTCCGCGCGCACCCCGGCATTTTTATTTTGACCGGCGGCGACCCCATGCAGCGGCCGGACCTCTATGACATCGTGGCCTACGCCTCCAGCAAAGGTTTGCGCGTCGCCCTGAGTCCCAGCGTTACGCCCCTTTTCCTGCAGGCCGACCTCCAGCGCCTCAAGGAGGCCGGTTGCGCCCGCATCTCCATCAGCATTGACGGCGCCACCCGCGAGAGCCATGACCGCTTCCGCGGCATCAAAGGCACCTGGGACATGACGATGCAGGCCCTGCAAAACATCCGTGCCGCCGGCATCGAAGTCCAGGTCAACACCACCTTCACCCGGCAAAACATCAAGGATTTTGACGGCTTCGTGAAATTGCTGGAGGACATCAAGCCGGTATTGTGGAGTGTCTTCCAGCTCGTGCCCACCGGCCGGGGCAAGGTGGCTGATTTGCTCAACGCCTTTGAAATGGAAGAGCTGTTCGTCAAGCTGGCCCACCTTTCCACGCGCGTCCCCTACGACATCAAAACCACCGAAGGCCATCATTACCGCCGGGTGGTGTTGCAACAGTTGCATGACGAGAAAGCCCTGAAAAAGCGCGCCCCCATCGGCATCAACGACGGCAAAGGGTTTGTGTTCGTCTCGCACATTGGCGAAATCCAGCCCAGCGGCTTCCTGCCCATCACCGGCGGCAACGCCCGCACCGACGAATTGATTGACGTGTACCGCAACCATGAAGTGTTCCGCAACCTGCGCAACTCCAGCCTGCTCAAGGGCAAGTGCGGCGTCTGCGAGTACAAGGACATTTGTGGCGGCTCCCGCGCCCGCGCCTACGCGCTGACAGGCGATTACCTCGGCGAGGAACCCCTCTGCGCTTACGTGTCACCCCATTATCATCCAGCGCCCGTGTCCGCTCCGGCGGCCACCTGA
- the thiS gene encoding sulfur carrier protein ThiS, which translates to MPQVIANGQPVDAALPCTLEEFLRAHNFFPRSVVVELNGEPVSPSEFSQRHLKDGDRLEIVKIVAGG; encoded by the coding sequence ATGCCCCAGGTCATTGCCAACGGCCAGCCGGTGGACGCAGCCCTCCCCTGCACGCTCGAGGAATTTCTACGCGCCCATAACTTCTTTCCCCGCAGCGTCGTCGTGGAACTCAACGGCGAACCCGTGTCCCCGTCCGAATTCTCCCAGCGCCACCTCAAAGACGGCGACCGCCTCGAAATCGTCAAAATCGTCGCCGGTGGGTAA
- a CDS encoding phosphoadenosine phosphosulfate reductase family protein, with product MFTDAEISQWNRHWQGRPVEEIVEWALLVAKGRAVVTTNFRAYEAVLLHLVTRVQPDIPVLWVDHGWNRPATYRHAEDLTRRLRLNLKVYTPTMTVARYQALHGAPPTAEQEEALRQFSQVFKLEPFQRAMREMAPAVWLTALRRVQNPHRAGMEMVVRDAQVGVLKVSPLVEWTDEQMAAYVQAHDLPVEWDYFDPAKGDEKRECGLHVRWGQEGKGA from the coding sequence ATGTTCACGGACGCGGAAATCAGTCAATGGAACCGGCACTGGCAGGGCAGGCCGGTGGAGGAGATTGTGGAATGGGCGCTCCTGGTGGCGAAGGGGCGGGCGGTGGTGACCACGAATTTTCGCGCCTATGAGGCGGTGTTGCTGCATTTGGTGACGCGGGTGCAGCCGGACATACCGGTGTTGTGGGTGGACCACGGGTGGAACCGGCCGGCGACGTATCGGCACGCGGAGGATTTAACGCGGCGGTTGCGGCTGAATTTGAAGGTGTACACGCCGACGATGACGGTGGCGCGTTATCAGGCGTTGCACGGGGCGCCGCCGACGGCAGAGCAGGAGGAGGCCCTGCGGCAGTTCAGCCAGGTGTTCAAGCTGGAGCCGTTTCAGCGGGCGATGCGGGAGATGGCGCCCGCGGTATGGCTCACGGCGCTGCGCCGCGTGCAAAATCCGCATCGGGCGGGGATGGAGATGGTGGTGCGAGATGCCCAGGTGGGTGTTTTGAAGGTGAGTCCGCTGGTGGAGTGGACGGATGAACAGATGGCGGCGTATGTCCAGGCCCATGATTTGCCGGTGGAATGGGACTACTTTGACCCGGCCAAGGGCGACGAGAAACGGGAGTGTGGTTTGCACGTGCGCTGGGGCCAGGAAGGGAAAGGGGCCTGA
- a CDS encoding radical SAM/SPASM domain-containing protein, translating into MLNLTRLYCGVAQPADHLRYGQGHGAPRSAAERRPIVVWNITRRCNLNCIHCYSDSTAQVYPGELSLEQCYAVIDDLAAFKVPAVLLSGGEPLIHPHFFDLATRAVQKGLRLTLSTNGTLIDLATAKKIKELGFSYVGISLDGIGETHDYFRGRKGAFEKTIEAFRNCKAVGQKVGLRLTLTRNTVDDLDRILDFIEFENIDRVCFYHLVYSGRGANLVSVPPARTRAAIDRIIDRTAQWNQNGKSREVLTVDQPADNAFLYLRLLREHSPRAQEVYDLLKWNGGGANSSGVGIGNIDTQGNVHPDQFWQSVTLGNVKDTPFSQIWTRTDHPLLNGLRNRRPLLKGRCGICRFQEICGGGFRVRAEQVFGDPWAEDPGCYLTMDEIAAAPAAALAGV; encoded by the coding sequence ATGCTGAATCTGACTCGTTTGTATTGTGGCGTGGCCCAGCCCGCCGACCACCTGCGTTACGGCCAGGGCCATGGCGCCCCGCGCTCCGCCGCGGAACGCCGTCCCATTGTCGTTTGGAACATCACCCGCCGTTGCAACCTGAATTGCATCCATTGCTATTCCGATTCCACCGCCCAGGTCTATCCCGGCGAGCTTTCGCTCGAGCAATGTTATGCCGTGATTGACGATTTGGCCGCCTTCAAGGTGCCGGCCGTCCTGCTCTCCGGCGGCGAGCCGCTCATTCACCCCCACTTTTTCGACCTGGCCACCCGCGCTGTGCAAAAGGGCCTGCGCCTCACCCTCTCCACCAATGGCACTTTGATTGATTTGGCCACCGCCAAAAAAATCAAGGAACTGGGCTTCTCCTACGTCGGCATCTCCCTTGATGGAATCGGCGAAACCCACGACTATTTCCGCGGGCGCAAAGGCGCCTTTGAAAAAACCATCGAAGCCTTCCGCAACTGCAAAGCCGTCGGCCAGAAAGTGGGCCTCCGCCTCACCCTCACCCGCAACACCGTGGACGATTTGGACCGCATCCTCGACTTCATCGAATTCGAGAACATTGACCGCGTGTGCTTCTACCATCTGGTCTATAGCGGGCGCGGCGCCAACCTCGTCAGCGTGCCGCCCGCGCGCACCCGCGCCGCCATTGACCGCATCATTGACCGCACCGCCCAGTGGAATCAAAACGGCAAATCCCGCGAAGTCCTCACCGTGGACCAGCCCGCCGACAATGCCTTTCTTTACCTGCGGCTCCTGCGCGAGCATTCACCCCGCGCCCAGGAAGTCTATGACCTGTTGAAATGGAACGGCGGCGGCGCCAACAGCTCCGGCGTCGGCATCGGCAACATTGACACCCAGGGCAATGTGCACCCGGACCAGTTCTGGCAGAGCGTCACCCTCGGCAACGTCAAGGATACCCCCTTCAGCCAGATTTGGACCCGCACCGACCATCCCCTGCTCAACGGCCTGCGCAACCGCCGCCCCCTCCTCAAGGGCCGCTGCGGCATCTGCCGCTTCCAGGAAATCTGCGGCGGCGGCTTCCGCGTCCGCGCCGAACAAGTCTTCGGCGACCCCTGGGCCGAAGACCCGGGCTGTTACCTGACCATGGACGAAATCGCCGCCGCCCCTGCCGCGGCGCTCGCCGGAGTCTGA
- a CDS encoding glycosyl hydrolase, with amino-acid sequence MTLPRFTRPMKGASQPRRLARLGVGLAGMLCFWGFFLAATAHSAEAGPVVPVGPGGYLTTLPRPCKPLPERIYRTADLRGPMLTGQWWSSLVWQPYSQNLFAHPLVLLCASNGLVVSQHGARVHGTAAGVFGSGGGRQGDLRLEHSATPTFPEALCGDYSDWFVTVVFATNNASLRASFGHGSPYVYCLYAGGQPVISFAQTPRLWAGNAREPVLGLTLNNHHYALFGATGSTWAGLEGRRWTNLSGGKPYFSLAVLPDDRPETLARFRQHAYNHVTGTRLEFVYQDGKVRADYRFTLRPYEGRDNGTLFALYPHQWKYTTTPLTPMTYNSVRGLMKVVAGAGFSTTVPVQGLLPLLPPQGLPDRERALHYLRTEAAKKPAGWGDTYWEGKHLGKLATLSGVAEAAGAPELQAVFVNEIKRRLEQWFTATPGKEQAVFYYNAQWGALVGSRPSYGSDRPLNDHHFHYGYFIRAAAEVARKDPEWARRWAPMVELLIRDIASPDRQDPLFPYLRCFDKYAGHSWASGDANFADGNNQESSSESLNAWYGLMLWGEATGNRRVRDLGLALFNTERTAVEEYWFDVAGTNFPQDFPEVALGMVWGGKGAFATWFSGDIDCIHGINWLPFTPASVYMGRHPAYVKKNHDRIIARRKGGADYNHGWGDLVIMFRALTEPAPAAEYVDANPNCKIESGNTHAFMYHWIHTLNRLGLNDTGLTADHPFFNVYQKAGRKTYAVYNFQSQPLTVTFSDGYHLKAQPATLTVAP; translated from the coding sequence ATGACATTGCCTCGTTTTACCCGGCCCATGAAGGGGGCTTCCCAGCCACGGCGGCTTGCCCGTCTGGGGGTGGGGCTTGCGGGGATGCTGTGTTTTTGGGGATTTTTCCTGGCAGCTACCGCGCACTCGGCGGAGGCCGGCCCCGTGGTCCCCGTTGGCCCCGGCGGTTATTTGACCACCCTCCCCCGCCCCTGCAAACCGCTCCCGGAGCGCATTTATCGCACCGCCGATTTGCGCGGCCCCATGCTCACCGGCCAATGGTGGAGCTCCCTCGTGTGGCAGCCGTACTCACAAAACCTTTTTGCGCATCCCCTGGTATTGCTCTGCGCCTCCAATGGCCTCGTCGTCAGCCAGCACGGCGCCCGCGTGCATGGCACCGCCGCCGGCGTCTTCGGCAGCGGCGGCGGACGCCAGGGCGATTTGCGGCTGGAGCACTCGGCGACCCCCACCTTTCCCGAGGCCCTTTGCGGTGATTATTCCGATTGGTTTGTGACCGTGGTTTTCGCCACCAACAACGCCAGCCTGCGCGCCAGTTTCGGCCACGGCAGCCCTTATGTTTATTGCCTCTACGCCGGCGGCCAGCCGGTGATTTCCTTCGCCCAAACCCCGCGGTTGTGGGCCGGTAATGCCCGCGAACCAGTCCTGGGCCTCACCCTCAACAACCATCATTACGCGCTGTTTGGCGCCACCGGCTCGACCTGGGCCGGACTCGAAGGACGCCGCTGGACCAACCTGAGCGGCGGCAAGCCTTATTTCAGCCTCGCCGTGCTCCCGGATGACCGCCCCGAAACTTTGGCCCGTTTCCGCCAACATGCTTACAACCACGTGACCGGCACACGGCTGGAGTTTGTTTACCAGGACGGAAAAGTGCGCGCCGATTATCGCTTCACCCTCCGCCCTTACGAAGGCCGCGACAACGGCACCCTCTTCGCCCTCTACCCCCACCAATGGAAATACACCACCACCCCGCTGACCCCCATGACCTACAACTCCGTGCGCGGCCTGATGAAAGTAGTTGCAGGGGCCGGCTTCTCCACCACGGTGCCCGTGCAGGGTTTATTGCCGTTGCTGCCCCCCCAGGGCTTGCCGGACCGCGAGCGCGCCCTCCACTACCTGCGCACCGAAGCCGCCAAAAAACCGGCGGGATGGGGCGACACTTATTGGGAGGGCAAACACTTGGGCAAACTCGCCACCCTCAGCGGTGTGGCCGAGGCCGCCGGCGCACCGGAGTTGCAGGCGGTTTTTGTGAACGAAATCAAACGCCGCCTGGAGCAGTGGTTCACCGCCACTCCCGGCAAGGAGCAGGCCGTCTTTTACTACAACGCCCAGTGGGGAGCGCTGGTGGGCAGCCGCCCATCCTACGGCAGCGACCGCCCCCTTAATGACCATCATTTTCATTACGGCTACTTCATCCGGGCCGCCGCCGAAGTGGCACGCAAGGACCCCGAATGGGCCCGCCGCTGGGCCCCCATGGTGGAGCTGCTAATCCGCGACATTGCCTCCCCGGACCGCCAGGACCCGCTCTTCCCCTATTTGCGTTGCTTCGACAAATATGCCGGCCACTCCTGGGCCTCTGGCGATGCCAACTTCGCCGACGGCAACAACCAGGAGTCCTCCAGCGAATCGCTCAATGCCTGGTATGGCCTGATGCTCTGGGGCGAGGCCACCGGCAACCGCCGCGTGCGCGACCTGGGGCTGGCCTTGTTCAACACCGAGCGCACCGCCGTCGAAGAATACTGGTTTGACGTCGCGGGCACCAATTTCCCCCAGGACTTCCCCGAAGTGGCGCTGGGCATGGTATGGGGCGGCAAAGGCGCCTTTGCCACGTGGTTCTCGGGCGACATTGACTGCATTCATGGCATCAACTGGCTCCCCTTCACCCCCGCCAGCGTCTATATGGGGCGGCATCCGGCGTACGTGAAAAAAAACCATGACCGCATCATCGCCCGCCGCAAAGGCGGCGCCGATTATAACCATGGCTGGGGAGATTTGGTCATCATGTTCCGTGCCCTAACTGAACCGGCGCCGGCGGCGGAATATGTGGACGCCAACCCCAACTGCAAAATCGAAAGCGGCAACACCCATGCCTTCATGTACCACTGGATACATACGCTGAATCGCTTGGGACTTAATGACACCGGCCTCACCGCCGACCACCCGTTTTTCAACGTGTATCAAAAAGCCGGACGCAAAACGTACGCCGTTTATAACTTCCAGTCCCAACCCCTGACGGTCACCTTTTCCGATGGTTACCATTTGAAGGCGCAACCCGCCACGCTCACCGTCGCCCCGTGA
- a CDS encoding NADPH-dependent assimilatory sulfite reductase hemoprotein subunit, which produces METNVAEAKVSPNELLKAGCPTLAGTLAQTLADEQADHFSEEDAQFLKFHGCYQQDDRDVRKQGKKFIMMVRVRMPGGVLKPAQYVAMDRLASEYGNDTLRVTSRQGIQFHGVLKSGLARTIRGINEALLTTLAACGDVVRNVVTPPPVLHGLAGQQVLADARLLSQSLLPQTPAYHEIWLNGERLKLESEVAGDFVDPLYGKTYLPRKFKISFAIPPVNDVDIFAQCLGFIAIQEDGQVAGYNVVAGGGMGRSHGNQQTFPRLGDLIGYIPRGAVEAAARAVVGIHRDYGDRANRKHARLKYVLADRGVDWFRAELEQRLGFKLEAARPFVFTRQGDWYGWRQLADGTWVLGMFIETGRIRDTESRRLKTALRRVVEELGLEVHLTPANNLLLVGIQEGQRAEVTRILAEHGADPGRAVSAVRGASMACVALPTCGLALAEAERYLPNLMTEIEQALQETGLGGEEIIIRMTGCPNGCARPYMAEIALVGKAPGRYQLFVGGNAAGTRLNRVYKETVKEGEIIGELRALFERFRRERVAHERFGDWAARVLWLEAAA; this is translated from the coding sequence ATGGAAACGAATGTTGCCGAGGCGAAGGTTTCGCCAAATGAATTGCTGAAGGCCGGTTGCCCCACCCTGGCGGGCACGCTGGCGCAAACTTTGGCGGACGAGCAGGCCGACCATTTTAGCGAGGAGGATGCCCAGTTTCTCAAGTTTCACGGTTGCTACCAGCAGGATGACCGGGATGTGCGGAAGCAGGGGAAGAAGTTCATCATGATGGTGCGGGTGCGGATGCCGGGCGGAGTATTGAAACCGGCGCAGTATGTGGCGATGGACCGCCTGGCCAGTGAGTATGGCAACGATACGCTGCGGGTGACTTCGCGGCAGGGCATCCAGTTTCATGGGGTTTTGAAGAGCGGGCTGGCCCGGACCATACGGGGAATCAATGAGGCGTTGTTGACCACGCTGGCGGCATGCGGTGATGTGGTGCGGAATGTGGTGACGCCGCCGCCGGTGCTGCATGGGCTGGCCGGGCAGCAGGTGCTGGCGGATGCGCGACTGCTTTCGCAATCGTTGCTGCCGCAGACGCCGGCTTATCATGAAATCTGGTTGAATGGCGAGAGATTGAAGTTGGAGTCCGAGGTGGCGGGGGATTTTGTGGACCCGCTGTATGGCAAGACCTATTTGCCGCGGAAGTTCAAGATTTCCTTTGCCATTCCGCCGGTGAACGATGTGGATATTTTTGCGCAGTGCCTGGGGTTCATTGCCATCCAAGAAGACGGGCAGGTGGCGGGCTACAACGTGGTGGCGGGCGGGGGCATGGGGAGGTCGCATGGCAACCAGCAGACCTTCCCGCGGCTGGGGGATTTGATTGGGTACATCCCGCGGGGGGCGGTGGAGGCGGCGGCGCGGGCGGTGGTGGGGATTCACCGGGATTATGGGGACCGGGCCAACCGCAAGCATGCGCGGTTGAAGTATGTGCTGGCGGATCGCGGGGTGGACTGGTTTCGGGCGGAGCTGGAGCAGCGGCTGGGCTTCAAGCTGGAGGCGGCACGGCCGTTTGTGTTCACCCGGCAGGGGGATTGGTACGGATGGCGGCAACTGGCGGACGGCACCTGGGTGCTGGGGATGTTCATTGAGACGGGGCGCATCCGGGATACGGAGTCGCGGCGGCTCAAGACGGCCTTGCGGCGGGTGGTGGAGGAGCTGGGCTTGGAGGTGCATCTGACGCCGGCGAATAATTTGCTGCTGGTGGGGATTCAGGAGGGGCAACGGGCCGAGGTGACGCGGATATTGGCGGAGCATGGGGCGGACCCGGGGCGGGCGGTCAGCGCCGTACGGGGCGCCTCGATGGCGTGCGTGGCGTTGCCGACGTGCGGACTGGCGCTGGCGGAGGCGGAGCGGTACCTGCCCAACCTGATGACGGAGATTGAGCAGGCGTTGCAGGAGACGGGTTTGGGGGGCGAGGAAATCATCATTCGCATGACGGGCTGCCCGAATGGTTGCGCGCGGCCGTACATGGCGGAGATTGCGTTGGTGGGCAAGGCGCCGGGGCGGTATCAACTGTTTGTGGGCGGCAACGCGGCCGGGACGCGGCTGAATCGGGTGTACAAGGAAACGGTCAAGGAGGGGGAGATTATTGGGGAATTGCGGGCGTTGTTTGAGCGATTCCGGCGGGAGCGTGTGGCCCATGAGCGGTTTGGCGACTGGGCGGCGCGGGTATTGTGGTTGGAAGCGGCGGCCTAA
- the cysD gene encoding sulfate adenylyltransferase subunit CysD → MRSYHLDHLQYLETEAIHVMREVAAEFERPCLLFSGGKDSICLLRLAEKAFRPSDIPMPLLNVDTGHHFPELNEFRDRRARELGAKLIVRKVEDAIAQGVATPAPGEVSRNKLQIPTLLAAIEEFRFDACIGGARRDEEKARAKERFFSFRDAFGQWDPKNQRPEIWNLYNARVNPGEHMRVFPLSNWTELDVWQYIRREGLEVPSIYFSHPRLCVRRQGQWLPVNEFLPPRPGEEVRELVVRVRTIGDIISTGMIESRADSLDDIIAEIAAARVTERGSRADDKVSEAAMEDRKKAGYF, encoded by the coding sequence ATGAGAAGTTATCATTTGGACCATTTGCAGTATTTGGAGACTGAGGCCATTCATGTGATGCGTGAAGTGGCGGCGGAGTTTGAGCGCCCGTGCCTTTTGTTCAGCGGGGGCAAGGATTCAATCTGCCTGTTGCGACTGGCGGAGAAGGCGTTTCGGCCGTCGGACATTCCCATGCCCTTGTTGAATGTGGATACGGGCCATCATTTTCCGGAGCTGAACGAATTTCGGGACCGGCGGGCGCGGGAGCTGGGCGCGAAACTCATCGTGCGGAAGGTGGAGGATGCGATTGCGCAGGGGGTGGCCACGCCGGCGCCGGGGGAGGTGAGCCGCAACAAGCTGCAAATTCCGACGTTGCTGGCGGCGATTGAGGAGTTTCGGTTTGATGCCTGCATTGGGGGGGCGCGGCGGGACGAGGAGAAAGCGCGCGCGAAGGAGCGTTTTTTCAGTTTTCGAGACGCCTTTGGGCAGTGGGACCCCAAGAACCAGCGGCCGGAGATTTGGAATCTGTACAATGCGCGGGTGAATCCGGGCGAGCACATGCGGGTGTTTCCGTTGAGCAACTGGACGGAGCTGGATGTGTGGCAGTACATCCGGCGCGAGGGATTGGAGGTGCCTTCGATTTATTTCAGTCATCCGCGGTTGTGTGTGCGGCGGCAGGGGCAGTGGCTGCCGGTGAATGAGTTTTTGCCGCCGCGGCCGGGGGAGGAGGTGCGGGAGCTGGTTGTGCGGGTGCGCACGATTGGCGACATCATCAGCACAGGCATGATTGAATCGCGGGCCGACAGTCTGGACGACATCATCGCGGAAATTGCGGCGGCGCGGGTGACCGAGCGCGGTTCGCGGGCGGATGACAAGGTATCGGAGGCGGCCATGGAGGACCGCAAGAAGGCTGGATATTTTTAA